The Sedimentisphaera salicampi genome includes a region encoding these proteins:
- a CDS encoding arylsulfatase — protein MDKKFFSRRNFLKATGAGVIAAAAGSYGLAAPTDRPNIVVVLVDDMGYSDIGCYGGEIDTPNLDNLAQNGVRFSQFYNTARCCPTRASLMTGLHPHQTDIGHMTNPPNSKKHDKGVEGYRGSMNKNCVTIAEVLKTAGYHTYMAGKWHLGMSERHMWPLQRGFDRFYGILAGASNFFRPEPPRGITRDNEQIEINDPNYYTTDAFTDNAIKFIKEQKDQEPFFLYLAYTAPHWPLHAKKEDVEKFRGKYMKGWDKIREERNKRQIEMGLLKDWEMAPRDARPWDSLSEKKKDEMDYRMAVYAAQVHSMDYNVGKLVESLKKQGKLDNTLILFMSDNGGCAEGGELGGAPLDRVNNPKYYGCISYGRAWANASNTPFRRYKHYVHEGGISTPLIAHWPKATAKTKGTITHETGYLIDIMATCTDLAGAEYPEKFKGHKIPKSDGISLVPAITTGKRQGHKYMFFEHEYHAAVRKGKWKAVRHKLWEDENKWELYDMEADRTELSDLAEKKPELVKELSQKWYEWAEKVNCIPKPGRKVKR, from the coding sequence ATGGACAAAAAGTTTTTCAGCAGAAGAAATTTCCTCAAGGCCACAGGAGCGGGCGTTATAGCTGCCGCAGCGGGGAGCTACGGCTTAGCCGCTCCCACAGACAGGCCTAATATAGTTGTTGTGCTCGTTGACGATATGGGGTATTCGGATATAGGCTGCTACGGCGGCGAAATCGACACGCCCAATCTGGACAACCTCGCCCAGAACGGAGTTCGTTTCAGCCAGTTCTACAATACAGCAAGGTGCTGCCCGACACGTGCAAGCCTTATGACCGGCCTCCACCCCCACCAAACCGATATCGGCCATATGACAAACCCGCCGAACAGCAAAAAGCATGATAAAGGCGTTGAGGGCTATCGCGGAAGTATGAACAAGAACTGCGTTACCATAGCAGAGGTGCTTAAAACCGCCGGCTATCATACATATATGGCAGGCAAATGGCATTTGGGTATGTCTGAACGGCATATGTGGCCTCTTCAGCGCGGTTTCGACAGATTCTACGGCATATTAGCGGGAGCTTCAAACTTTTTCCGCCCCGAACCTCCAAGGGGGATTACACGGGATAATGAACAGATTGAAATCAACGACCCCAACTATTACACAACCGACGCTTTTACGGATAATGCGATAAAATTCATTAAAGAGCAGAAAGATCAGGAGCCGTTCTTCCTGTATCTGGCCTACACCGCTCCGCACTGGCCTCTTCACGCAAAGAAGGAAGATGTGGAGAAATTCCGCGGCAAGTATATGAAGGGCTGGGATAAGATTCGAGAGGAAAGAAACAAGCGTCAGATTGAGATGGGGCTTCTGAAAGACTGGGAAATGGCTCCAAGGGATGCGAGGCCTTGGGATTCGCTCAGCGAGAAAAAGAAAGACGAAATGGACTACCGAATGGCAGTTTATGCCGCTCAGGTTCACTCGATGGACTACAATGTTGGCAAGCTGGTTGAGTCTCTCAAGAAGCAGGGCAAGCTGGATAACACGCTTATTCTGTTTATGAGCGATAACGGAGGCTGCGCAGAAGGCGGCGAGCTCGGAGGAGCTCCGCTGGATAGAGTGAACAACCCGAAATACTACGGCTGCATCTCCTACGGCAGGGCATGGGCAAATGCCTCCAACACGCCTTTCAGGAGATACAAGCATTATGTGCATGAAGGCGGGATTTCAACGCCGCTTATCGCACACTGGCCAAAAGCAACAGCGAAAACCAAAGGCACAATCACCCACGAAACAGGATATCTGATTGATATTATGGCAACATGCACCGACCTTGCGGGAGCAGAATACCCTGAAAAATTCAAAGGGCATAAAATCCCGAAGAGCGACGGAATCAGCCTTGTCCCTGCAATAACCACAGGCAAAAGGCAGGGACATAAGTATATGTTCTTCGAGCACGAATATCACGCAGCAGTGAGAAAGGGCAAATGGAAAGCCGTTCGCCACAAGCTCTGGGAAGATGAAAACAAATGGGAGCTCTACGATATGGAGGCCGACAGAACAGAGCTCAGCGACCTTGCAGAAAAGAAGCCTGAACTCGTTAAAGAGCTCTCGCAGAAGTGGTATGAGTGGGCAGAGAAAGTAAACTGCATACCTAAACCCGGCAGAAAAGTAAAACGCTAA